The Cloeon dipterum chromosome 3, ieCloDipt1.1, whole genome shotgun sequence genome includes a region encoding these proteins:
- the LOC135940915 gene encoding uncharacterized protein LOC135940915 produces MKIFAVCIVLLSFVLWASILILGINVIRAITKRKMSTTNLLLNGLVVADIFAGHTILYNIAIAVFHNVRSKIQLDFRRFIIYCYMTSEPSLALRITTTTLLAILVCFFYFKYRSDEFSNCTQFGLGAACTAISCAFGIGFCVFIAGLLHPQIITFSPRDCIPGVMPVKQNIFSLFVLYAVVATLLGLYNHVFYKRLSRDLIEADNKFKMLLWILRLHCILWLPDLILTIVAQRTATRNFFGVAYYDLVIELNDCTSLLALSTSFTNPLMIYLFPDSHEDFGQGSPNHESVGEDGAVPSNENEIELNVV; encoded by the exons ATGAAGATTTTCGCTGTGTGCATTGTGTTGCTAAGCTTTGTTCTATGGgcatcaattttgattttgggcATCAATGTGATCCGCGCCATtaccaaaagaaaaatgtcaaCCACAAACCTTCTGCTGAATGGCCTGGTTGTGGCTGATATCTTc GCGGGCCACACCATTTTGTATAATATAGCCATAGCTGTATTCCACAATGTGCGTTCTAAAATACAATTAGACTTCCGCCGTTTCATCATCTATTGCTACATGACGTCTGAGCCGAGTCTGGCCTTGCGAATTACGACTACCACCCTCCTTGCTATCCTAGTCtgctttttttacttcaaatacAGAAGCGATGAATTCTCGAACTGCACTCAGTTTGGCTTAGG AGCTGCCTGTACGGCGATCTCATGTGCGTTTGGCATCGGATTCTGTGTCTTTATTGCAGGATTGCTGCACCCCCAAATAATAACGTTCTCACCAAGAGACTGc ATTCCAGGTGTCATGCCAGTGaagcaaaacatattttccttGTTCGTGCTGTATGCAGTGGTAGCCACATTGCTTGGTTTATACAACCATGTCTTCTATAAAAGGTTGTCGCGTGACCTTATTGAGGCCGACAATAAGTTTAAG atGTTGTTGTGGATATTACGTCTGCACTGTATTTTGTGGCTGCCGGATTTGATTCTCACGATTGTCGCTCAAAGAACCGCCACCAGAAATTTTTTTGGAGTCGCGTATTACGATTTAGTCATCGAATTGAACGATTGCACTTCTCTGCTGGCGTTATCCACCTCTTTCACCAATCCTTTGATGATCTATTTGTTTCCAGACAGTCATGAAGACTTCGGTCAGGGTAGCCCTAATCACGAGAGTGTGGGTGAAGATGGCGCGGTGCCGTCAAACGagaatgaaattgaattgaatgtGGTGTAA